The Xenopus tropicalis strain Nigerian chromosome 2, UCB_Xtro_10.0, whole genome shotgun sequence genome window below encodes:
- the aunip gene encoding aurora kinase A and ninein-interacting protein, whose translation MKLKGRAIRTQQQQHEDCRVWLDTAELKRKPMQTVLPNSSSIRFHPFSRRKPFEPAAFDFTQTKTPQPCTKQTSMHCYFTQAGIKTEVQNKQCKRKDYVPAVTASVHQKDIKELDTINYLSDSVCPQECSGSLVFMKNTASMNLPAEEQESLDSHKRHADMEQPVTTAKYGSDVMLENSFPPETSSLNQDSIHERGNVVRITYSCPTSCRDVEKTRNAPCTVLDSPFKWCSSEESDREQDDLYHSVATSQLFTQDSQGNRVISHYRKKKYLSVPLQDMTNKCQDILNTPSDSLSCNDDSLQRMFTQDSEGNVVIKH comes from the exons ATGAAGCTGAAGGGAAGAGCTATCCgcacccagcagcagcagcacgaAGACTGCAGGGTTTGGCTGGACACTGCTGAGTTAAAAAGGAAACCCATGCAG accGTGCTTCCCAATTCTTcctcaatcagatttcatcctttcTCAAGGAGAAAGCCATTTGAGCCGGCTGCATTTGATTTCACTCAAACGAAAACACCCCAGCCATGCACCAAGCAGACATCAATGCACTGCTACTTCACACAGGCTG gaatCAAGACTGAAGTACAAAACAAACAATGTAAAAGAAAGGATTATGTTCCTGCAGTAACTGCAAGTGTGCACCAAAAAGATATAAAAGAATTGGATACAATTAATTATCTTTCTGACTCCGTGTGCCCACAAGAATGTTCAG gttCATTAGTGTTTATGAAGAATACTGCTAGTATGAATCTCCCAGCTGAAGAGCAAGAATCTCTTGATTCACATAAAAGACATGCTGACATGGAGCAGCCAGTAACAACAGCGAAGTATGGAAGTGATGTTATGTTGGAAAATTCTTTTCCACCTGAAACCAGTTCTTTAAATCAGGATTCAATACATGAAAGAGGGAATGTTGTACGAATCACTTATTCCTGTCCCACTAGTTGCAGAGATGTGGAGAAAACCAGGAATGCTCCATGCACTGTGTTGGATTCACCTTTTAAATGGTGTTCCAGTGAAGAGTCTGACAGAGAACAAGATGACCTGTATCATTCTGTAGCAACAAGCCAACTCTTCACCCAAGATAGTCAGGGAAACAGGGTGATTTCTCACTATAGGAAAAAGAAATACTTGTCTGTTCCTCTTCAGGACATGACAAACAAATGTCAGGATATATTAAATACACCCAGTGACTCACTGTCATGCAATGATGACTCTTTGCAAAGGATGTTTACCCAGGATTCTGAGGGAAATGTCGTTATAAAACACTGA
- the stmn1 gene encoding stathmin isoform X1 — MCDADIKVKELEKRASGQAFELILSPPSSDAAPDLSIASPKKKECSLEEIQKKLEAAEERRKSHEAEILKQLAEKREHEKEVLQKAIEENNNFSKMAEEKLTTKMETIKENRDAQMAAKLERLREKDKKVEEIRKGKECKEPSED, encoded by the exons ATGTGTGACGCTG ATATTAAAGTAAAAGAGCTGGAAAAGCGTGCTTCTGGTCAAGCATTTGAGCTAATCCTGAGTCCTCCATCTTCGGATGCTGCACCAGATCTTTCCATTGCTTCACCCAAGAAAAAGGAATGCTCCTTGGAAGAAATTCAAAAGAAACTAGAAGCTGCAGAAGAAAGGCGCAAA TCACATGAAGCTGAAATATTGAAGCAGCTTGCTGAAAAGCGAGAACATGAAAAGGAGGTCCTGCAAAAGGCTATTGAAGAGAACAACAACTTTAGTAAAATGGCAGAAGAAAAGCTAACTACAAAAATGGAAACCATTAAAGAAAATAGAGATGCTCAAATGGCCGCGAAACTGGAACGGTTGCGAGAGAAG GATAAAAAAGTGGAAGAAATCAGAAAGGGGAAAGAATGCAAAGAACCCTCTGAGGACTGA